One Mycolicibacterium sp. TUM20985 genomic window, GCGGCGATGACGGGTTGGTGCATCTTGCGTATGGCGAGGATCACGTCGTCGAGCACCTCCATCGACCGCAGCGCGAACGACGGGCGGGTCAGTCCGGCCACGTGCGGGACGGAGCCGGCCGACTTGTGATCGGCTCCCGACGAGAACCCCCGGCCCGCACCGGTCAGCACCACTACACGGACGTCGTTGTCGTGCGTCAGTTCGTCCAGGGCCCGCTTCAGGGGAACCATCACGTCGAACGCCATGGAGTTCATCCGCTCGGGCCTGTTCAGAGTCACCAGCGCGACGTGGGGCTGCGGGTGGTCGACGAGGACGAGGGCTTCGGTCTGCTCGGTCACGGACTGCACGCTATCGCGTGCAGCGGCTAGACCTCTTCGGCTTTGGCCTGCTCCGCGATGGCGGCCTCGACGTCGAGGGCCTTGATCTGATCGATGACCTCTTCGAGGTCCTTCGCCGGCAGCATCCCGGAATGCCGAAACACCATGTGGCCCTTCTTGAAGGCCATCAGCGTGGGAATCGCCTGGATCTCCGCGGCCGCGGCCAGACCCTGTTCGGCCTCCGTGTCGACCTTCGCATGCACCACATCGGGATGCTTGTCCGACGACGCAGCGTAGGTCGGCGCGAAGGCGCGACACGGCCCACACCATTCGGCCCAGAAATCGACGAGCACGATCTCGTTGTCGGTGATGGTGTCGTTGAATTGTTCGGTGGTGATGTCCTGCGTACTCACGTATCTCCCAACGTCGTGTTCCAGCTGCTTGTTCCCACTAGGCGGTCAACGCCAAACCGTCAGCGCAATGTGCTCAACGCGGATGCCGCGTCGTACCCATTGAACCGGTCGAGCGTGTCGTCGCGCAGCCTGTTCACCCAGGCCGGGTCAGCCAGCAGGGCGCGGCCGATCGCGACGACGTCGAACTCGCCCGCCTCGAACTGCGCGATCACCCGGTCCGGCGGTGCCGGTGCGATCACCGGACGCCGCCCTTCACTGAGGAAGGCGGTGTCCAGCCCCACCGATCCCACCGCGATCACCGGTGTGCCGGTCACCTTCTTCGTCCAGCCCGCGAGGCTGAGCGCCGGATCCACCTCCGGGAAGGCCGCGGCGTAGTGCCGTCGCGTGGACGGATGGAAGACGTCGACGCCGGCGTCGACGAGGGGCGCCAACAACTCCTGGAGCTCGGCCGGGTCGCCCGCGATGGAGGCGTCGTAATCGGTGCCCTTCCACTGCGAGAACCGGAAGATGATCGGGAAGTCCTGGCCGACGGCCGAGCGGATCGCGGCCACCACCTCAGCGGGGAACCGCGTCCGGTGGGCTAATGAACCGCCGTAGCCATCGGTGCGCGAATTGGTTCTGTCCCAGAGGAATTCATCGAGGAGGTAACCGTGAGCCCCGTGGACCTCGACGGCGTCGAAGCCGGCGTCGCGCGCGTTGCGGGCCGCGACGGCGAAGTCATCGGCCACACCGGCCAGCTCATCGGCGGCCAGCGCGTGCCCCGTCGACTCCCCCAACCCATTCACACCCGAGGGGCTCACGGGCGCGACGCCATCGGCGTCGCCACGCTCGGCGCCCTGGTGCCACAGCTGGGCGGCGATCACGGCGCCCGCGGCGTGCACGGCACCGGTCACGCTGCGCCATCCCGCGAGTACCTCGTCGCCGGCCAGGGTCGGCACCGACTCGGGGTACCCCGCCGCGGGATCGGGTAGCCGGACGCCCTCGGTGATGATGAGGCCGACACCACCCGCCGCCCTGCGGGCGTAGTACTCAGCGACGTCGGAGCCCGGCACGCCACCCGGGGATGCCTGCCGCGTCATCGGCGCCATGGCGAACCGGTTGGGGACCGTCATCGACCGCACGGTCAGCGGTCGAAACAGCTCGGCGGCGCCTTCGATGCTCATGACGGGGTGCAACGCTACGAGTCGCCGACCAATTCCCTTTTGCGCGTGGCGATTACAACTCGCTCCGGCCGCGGTCGAGGAACTCGCCGATATCGGCGGCGAGGCGGTCGACGTCATGTGACGGATCGAGCATCAGGAACGCGCCAAAGGGGGCGTTCCAGAAGTCGCCGATACGGGAGGTCCACGGGCCGACGTAGGCGTACGGCAGGGCGTGAAAGTCGTCGCCCGGCGAGACGCCGTAGTTGACTTCGTCCTCGGTGACCGCCACGTCGAAGTGCTCCGGCCATAGCACCGGATGCTGATTGGGCAGCGCACCCTTCAACGCGAAGCCACCGGCGTACAGGCTGCGGTGGATCAGGTCCGCCGCTTCGGGGTCGATGTCGAGCACGGTTTCCGGCGACAGCGGATCGACGATGTCGTAGACACCCTCGGGCGGGCCGACGTCCAACTGGGTGGCTGCGACGAGTGCGCCGACCGTTCCGGTCAGCGGCGCCGCGTCCTCACCCCAGACCAGTTCGGCCCCCCGTACGGCGACGGGGATGGACACACCGGTGAAGCCGTCTGGCCGGACGGCCAACTTCACCGTGCGGGCCGAGCGGTGCTGTGGACCGGCGATGAAGCTCTCGGCGATGCCGCGAAGCTGGCGGCGCGTGATGACGTAAAGGTCTTCGCGCATCCGTCAGACCGTGAAGCCGAGTGCCCTGAGCTGCTCGCGGCCGTCCTCGGTGATCTTGTCCGGGCCCCACGGCGGATTCCACACCCAGTTGATCTTGATCTCGTTGACCAACCCGGTGCCCACCAGCGCGGTCC contains:
- the trxA gene encoding thioredoxin encodes the protein MSTQDITTEQFNDTITDNEIVLVDFWAEWCGPCRAFAPTYAASSDKHPDVVHAKVDTEAEQGLAAAAEIQAIPTLMAFKKGHMVFRHSGMLPAKDLEEVIDQIKALDVEAAIAEQAKAEEV
- a CDS encoding NADH:flavin oxidoreductase, with the translated sequence MSIEGAAELFRPLTVRSMTVPNRFAMAPMTRQASPGGVPGSDVAEYYARRAAGGVGLIITEGVRLPDPAAGYPESVPTLAGDEVLAGWRSVTGAVHAAGAVIAAQLWHQGAERGDADGVAPVSPSGVNGLGESTGHALAADELAGVADDFAVAARNARDAGFDAVEVHGAHGYLLDEFLWDRTNSRTDGYGGSLAHRTRFPAEVVAAIRSAVGQDFPIIFRFSQWKGTDYDASIAGDPAELQELLAPLVDAGVDVFHPSTRRHYAAAFPEVDPALSLAGWTKKVTGTPVIAVGSVGLDTAFLSEGRRPVIAPAPPDRVIAQFEAGEFDVVAIGRALLADPAWVNRLRDDTLDRFNGYDAASALSTLR